A window from Thermoanaerobaculia bacterium encodes these proteins:
- a CDS encoding CTP synthase yields the protein MSTKYLFVTGGVVSSLGKGIAASSIGALLEARGFTVALAKLDPYLNVDPGTMSPFQHGEVFVTDDGAETDLDLGHYERFTSMTGSRLNNTTTGRIYKAVIDKERRGDYLGKTVQVIPHITDEIKEAMRSVSSEADVVIIEIGGTVGDIESLPFLEAMRQFRLDVGRGNAVNIHLTLVPYIKASDELKTKPTQHSVKELLSIGIQPDILLCRTDRPLPLEIKRKIALFCNVPVEAVITARDVPSIYEVPLAFASENLDTQILDLLNLPHYERDLSKWESLVNRIKSPHGEVEIGVVGKYVDYGDSYKSLNEALVHGGIANDVKVKLTYIDAETLEGENYPEDLFRADAILVPGGFGKRGTEGMMRAIRYAREKKVPFFGICLGLQCAVIEFARNVCGLEGANSTEFDEEPKYKVIYKLRDLIGVDALGGTMRLGKYPAELSPGSFAARAYGESLVWDRHRHRYEVNQEYLPQLKQHGLSFTGMSPDGKFVEIIEIHDDHPWFLGCQFHPELKSKPFACHPLFRDFIRAAKAHRAAAKLETDAAAAERAGVRTDRT from the coding sequence ATGAGCACCAAATATCTGTTCGTCACGGGCGGCGTCGTGTCGTCGCTCGGAAAAGGGATCGCGGCCTCCTCGATCGGCGCCCTGCTGGAGGCCCGCGGATTCACGGTCGCGCTCGCGAAGCTCGACCCGTACCTGAACGTGGACCCCGGAACGATGTCGCCCTTCCAGCACGGCGAGGTGTTCGTCACCGACGACGGCGCGGAGACGGACCTCGACCTCGGACACTACGAGCGGTTCACGTCGATGACCGGGTCGCGCCTCAACAACACGACGACGGGGCGCATCTACAAGGCGGTCATCGACAAGGAGCGCCGCGGCGACTACCTCGGCAAGACCGTCCAGGTGATCCCGCACATCACCGACGAGATCAAGGAGGCGATGCGGTCGGTCTCCTCCGAGGCCGACGTCGTCATCATCGAGATCGGCGGGACGGTCGGCGACATCGAATCGCTCCCCTTCCTCGAGGCGATGCGGCAGTTCCGGCTCGACGTCGGCCGCGGAAACGCCGTCAACATCCACCTGACGCTCGTGCCCTACATCAAGGCCTCCGACGAGCTCAAGACGAAGCCGACCCAGCATTCCGTCAAAGAGCTCCTCTCGATCGGGATCCAGCCCGACATCCTCCTCTGCCGGACCGACCGGCCGCTGCCGCTCGAGATCAAGCGCAAGATCGCCCTTTTCTGCAACGTGCCGGTCGAAGCCGTCATCACGGCCCGCGACGTTCCGTCGATCTACGAGGTGCCGCTCGCCTTCGCGTCGGAGAACCTCGACACGCAGATCCTCGACCTGCTGAACCTTCCGCACTACGAGCGGGACCTTTCGAAGTGGGAGAGCCTGGTCAACCGGATCAAGTCGCCTCACGGAGAAGTCGAGATCGGCGTCGTCGGAAAGTACGTCGACTACGGGGACTCCTACAAGTCGCTCAACGAGGCGCTCGTGCACGGCGGAATCGCCAACGACGTGAAGGTGAAGCTCACGTACATCGACGCCGAAACGCTCGAAGGGGAGAACTACCCCGAGGACCTCTTCCGCGCCGACGCGATCCTCGTCCCGGGCGGCTTCGGCAAGCGCGGCACGGAAGGAATGATGCGCGCGATCCGCTACGCGCGGGAGAAGAAGGTCCCCTTCTTCGGGATCTGCCTCGGGCTCCAGTGCGCCGTCATCGAGTTCGCGCGCAACGTCTGCGGGCTCGAGGGCGCGAACTCGACCGAATTCGACGAAGAGCCCAAGTACAAGGTCATCTACAAGCTGAGGGACCTGATCGGCGTCGACGCGCTCGGCGGCACGATGCGCCTCGGCAAGTACCCGGCCGAGCTCTCCCCCGGCTCGTTCGCGGCGCGGGCCTACGGCGAGTCTCTCGTGTGGGACCGCCACCGGCACCGCTACGAGGTCAACCAGGAGTACCTCCCCCAGCTCAAGCAGCACGGCCTCTCGTTCACCGGGATGTCGCCGGACGGGAAATTCGTCGAGATCATCGAGATCCACGACGACCATCCGTGGTTCCTCGGCTGCCAGTTCCACCCGGAGCTCAAGTCGAAGCCGTTCGCCTGCCATCCGCTGTTCCGGGACTTCATCCGGGCGGCCAAGGCGCACCGGGCGGCGGCGAAACTCGAGACCGACGCCGCGGCGGCCGAACGGGCGGGCGTTCGAACCGATCGGACTTAG